A window of Desulfuromonas soudanensis genomic DNA:
TTGCACCCCTTGCCGTCGATTCGAGCATGTTGAAACGGGAAATCCCCTACCTCATCGGCGCCTCCCTCCTTCTCCTTTTCTTTTCTATGGACGGCGTTCTCGGTTTCGGCAACGGCGTCGTCCTCTTTCTGCTGCTGCTGGTCTTTCTCGGCTATTGCCTTTTCAACGCCCGCCGCGATCCCCTGGGGGGACCCGCGGCGGCGGACGTCGTCGCCAGGGAGAAGAGGGGGCGGAAGAAGGATCTGTTTCTCATTCTCCTCGGAATCGTCGGTCTCGGCGTCGGGGCCGAGCTGATGGTCCGTTCGGCGGTCACCATCGCCCGGACCTTCGGGATCTCCGAACTGGTGATCGGGCTGACCATTGTCGCCATGGGAACCAGCCTGCCGGAACTGGCCGCCTCGATGATGAGCGCCTGGAAGGGAGAGATGGATCTGAGCATAGGCAACGTCATCGGCAGCAATATCTTCAACATCCTCTTCGTCCTCGGAGTCTGTCCCATGATCCGTCCCCTGGCGGTCGACCCGTCCATGCTTCGTTTTGAGCTGCCGGTGATGCTGGTCTTCACCGTCGCCCTGGTCCCCATGATCCTTCACCGCTCCACCCTCGGCCGGGGGAAGGGCGGGCTTCTGGTCGGCGGATACGGCCTCTTCATCGCCGCGCTGGTTTTCCGATGAGGGCCCTGGCTTGCCGTCTTCTGGCGTCCTCTCTGCTCGTCCTGGGATGGATCGCCCCGCTGCAGGGCGAGGAGTTGACGGCCCACCACTCTTCCCTGCAGCCGCGTCCCGACGCCATCGAACTCCTCCTCGGCGAGAAGCTCGATTACGATATCTCCTTTCTCTGGTTCGACCGCCTGGCTGAGGCCCATATCCGCTTCGAACGGGGGGAATCTCCCGGGACCTTTCGTGGAACCCTCGTCGCCCGAACCCGCGGCATGGCCGCCTGGGTGACCCAGGACCGGGAGCAGGAATACGTGTCGCTGATGGATCTGGCTCCGGACGGGCGGCTGCGCTCCCTGGTCCACGAGGCCCACACCCTCAAGGGG
This region includes:
- a CDS encoding calcium/sodium antiporter; translated protein: MVFTALLFFAGLLLLYYGAEYLVSGSSSLALSYGVRPLVVGMTVVAFATSMPELMVSLLAAIGGSSDIAGGNIIGSNIANIGLILGTAALIAPLAVDSSMLKREIPYLIGASLLLLFFSMDGVLGFGNGVVLFLLLLVFLGYCLFNARRDPLGGPAAADVVAREKRGRKKDLFLILLGIVGLGVGAELMVRSAVTIARTFGISELVIGLTIVAMGTSLPELAASMMSAWKGEMDLSIGNVIGSNIFNILFVLGVCPMIRPLAVDPSMLRFELPVMLVFTVALVPMILHRSTLGRGKGGLLVGGYGLFIAALVFR